One window from the genome of Enterobacteriaceae bacterium Kacie_13 encodes:
- a CDS encoding sensor histidine kinase, whose protein sequence is MQHMFDMLLAVFDRAALMLICLFFLTRTPLFRKLLHKENENHTALELTAVTTIFSLFAIFGTLSGINVEGSLINVRTIAIMSGGILFGPWVGIITGVISGTHRFLIDIHGPTSIPCLITSITAGFLSGYINKKVKKALHWKIGILAGMMCETLTMVLILLMARPFSLGLDIVMNIAAPLILGASSIGLIVLLVQSVEDEKEVIAARQARLALDIANKTLPYFRDINANALANICRIIRDDIDADAVAITDNKNILAYVGVGAEEYNIGHETLSDMTKATLESGEITVRNNDEMHRTPQIHSLIIIPLWEKGEVTGSLKIYYCDPHRITYSLKVMAIGLSQIMSTQMEVSRTEQLREMANKAEMRALQSKINPHFLFNALNAISSSIRAKPDVARQLVINLSRYLRYNLELNDELIDLRKELHQVQDYIAIEQARFGSKLTVIYDIDDDISVKIPSLLIQPLVENAIVHGIQKCSGKGVVVISVKHHAKGIWVSVKDTGHGINQETIDRVARNEMPGNKIGLLNVHHRVSLLYGQGLVIRRLEPGTDISFLITQSPAKVTAALESDIA, encoded by the coding sequence ATGCAACACATGTTTGATATGCTGCTGGCGGTCTTTGACCGCGCAGCGCTGATGCTGATCTGCCTGTTCTTCCTCACGCGCACCCCGCTGTTTCGCAAACTGCTGCACAAAGAAAACGAAAACCACACGGCGCTTGAGCTGACGGCGGTCACGACGATTTTCTCGCTGTTTGCTATTTTCGGTACGCTCTCAGGCATCAACGTCGAAGGCTCGCTGATTAACGTGCGAACCATCGCCATTATGTCCGGCGGGATCCTGTTCGGCCCCTGGGTGGGAATTATTACTGGGGTGATTTCCGGCACGCACCGTTTTCTTATCGACATTCACGGTCCGACCTCCATTCCTTGTCTGATCACCAGCATTACCGCCGGTTTCCTCTCAGGCTACATCAATAAGAAAGTCAAAAAAGCGCTGCACTGGAAGATAGGGATCCTCGCCGGCATGATGTGCGAAACGCTGACCATGGTGCTGATCCTGCTGATGGCGCGCCCGTTTTCACTCGGGCTGGATATCGTGATGAACATCGCCGCGCCACTGATCCTTGGTGCCAGTTCCATCGGACTTATCGTACTGCTGGTGCAAAGCGTCGAGGATGAAAAAGAGGTGATCGCCGCCCGGCAGGCCAGGCTGGCACTGGATATCGCCAATAAGACGTTGCCGTATTTTCGCGATATCAATGCCAACGCGTTAGCCAACATCTGCCGGATTATCCGCGATGATATCGATGCCGATGCCGTAGCGATCACCGACAATAAAAACATTCTGGCGTACGTCGGTGTGGGCGCGGAAGAATACAATATCGGCCATGAAACACTGAGCGACATGACCAAAGCCACGCTGGAAAGCGGGGAAATCACGGTCAGAAACAACGACGAAATGCACCGCACGCCGCAGATCCATTCGCTGATTATCATTCCGCTGTGGGAAAAAGGCGAAGTCACCGGCTCACTGAAAATCTATTATTGCGATCCGCACCGCATCACTTATTCGCTGAAAGTCATGGCAATCGGGCTGTCGCAGATTATGTCGACGCAGATGGAAGTGTCCCGCACCGAACAGCTGCGCGAAATGGCCAATAAAGCCGAAATGCGTGCGTTGCAGAGCAAGATCAATCCGCACTTCCTGTTTAATGCGCTTAACGCGATTTCCTCATCGATCCGTGCCAAACCGGATGTCGCGCGCCAGCTGGTGATCAATCTCTCCCGTTATTTGCGCTACAACCTTGAGCTGAACGATGAGCTGATCGACCTGCGCAAGGAGCTGCATCAGGTGCAGGATTACATCGCCATCGAACAGGCGCGTTTTGGCAGCAAACTGACGGTAATCTACGATATTGATGATGATATTTCGGTGAAAATTCCCAGCCTGCTGATCCAGCCGCTGGTGGAAAACGCCATTGTGCATGGCATCCAAAAGTGCAGCGGTAAAGGCGTGGTGGTAATTTCAGTGAAGCACCATGCAAAGGGTATCTGGGTTTCGGTGAAAGACACTGGCCACGGAATTAATCAGGAAACCATTGACCGCGTGGCGCGCAATGAAATGCCGGGCAATAAAATCGGCCTGCTGAATGTGCATCACCGCGTCTCTTTACTGTATGGTCAGGGGCTGGTTATCCGCCGCCTCGAACCCGGCACCGATATTTCGTTTCTGATCACTCAATCCCCGGCAAAAGTCACGGCAGCCCTCGAGAGCGATATAGCCTGA
- a CDS encoding response regulator, with product MKAIIVEDEVLAQEELSYLINTHSSIKIEATFDDGLDVLKYLQSHEVDAIFLDISIPSLDGVLLAQNISKFVHKPYIVFITAYKEHAAEAFEIEAFDYILKPYHESRIVTMLQKLESHFARDKQSVNKPEDVHPAQGNAIRVSHSINLIKDERIIVTDINDIYYAAAQEKVTQVYTRKEEFTMPMNITELCNRLPEEHFFRCHRSYCVNLSKIREIVPWFNNTYILRLSDLDFEVPVSRSKVKEFRQLMRF from the coding sequence ATGAAAGCTATTATCGTCGAAGATGAGGTGCTGGCTCAGGAAGAGCTGAGTTATCTCATCAATACGCACAGCAGCATCAAAATTGAAGCCACGTTTGACGACGGGCTGGACGTGCTTAAATATCTGCAATCTCATGAAGTGGATGCTATTTTTCTCGATATCAGCATCCCTTCCCTCGACGGTGTATTACTGGCGCAAAACATCAGTAAATTTGTCCACAAGCCTTACATCGTGTTTATCACAGCCTATAAAGAACATGCTGCCGAAGCCTTTGAAATAGAGGCGTTTGACTACATTCTTAAGCCGTATCACGAGTCACGCATTGTGACCATGCTGCAAAAGCTGGAATCGCATTTTGCACGGGATAAACAGAGCGTAAATAAGCCAGAAGATGTTCACCCGGCTCAGGGCAATGCCATCCGCGTGAGCCACAGCATCAATCTTATCAAAGACGAACGCATTATCGTCACTGACATCAACGATATTTATTACGCTGCCGCGCAAGAAAAGGTGACGCAGGTGTATACCCGCAAAGAAGAATTCACCATGCCGATGAATATCACGGAGTTGTGCAACCGCCTGCCGGAAGAGCATTTTTTCCGCTGCCACCGGTCGTATTGTGTGAATTTGTCGAAGATCCGCGAGATAGTGCCGTGGTTTAACAACACCTACATTTTGCGGTTGAGCGATCTGGATTTTGAAGTGCCGGTGAGCCGCAGCAAAGTAAAAGAGTTCAGGCAGTTAATGCGGTTTTAA
- a CDS encoding glucokinase, with product MTKYSLVGDVGGTNCRLALCALDSGEISQSQTFSGLDYDSLEAAVREYLSQQHQEVEDACIAIACPITGDWVAMTNHTWAFSIAEMKKSLGLQHLEVINDFTAVSMAIPMLKEQDLLQFGGKKAQDGKPAVIYGAGTGLGVAHLIHANKQWVSLPGEGGHVDFAPNSEEEDIILEQLRTEMGHVSAERILSGPGLVNLYRAIVKSDNRVPENFKPKDVTELALSDENVDCRRALSLFCVIMGRFGGNLALNMGTFGGVYIAGGIVPRFLEFFKASGFRAAFEDKGRFKDYLMDIPVFLITHDQPGLLGAGAYLRQSMGMTI from the coding sequence ATGACCAAATACTCCCTGGTGGGCGATGTCGGGGGCACTAACTGCCGTCTGGCGCTTTGCGCTTTAGACAGCGGCGAAATTTCACAGTCACAAACCTTTTCCGGGCTCGATTACGACAGCCTCGAAGCGGCGGTGCGTGAGTATCTCTCGCAGCAGCATCAGGAGGTTGAGGATGCGTGTATTGCCATTGCCTGTCCGATCACCGGTGACTGGGTGGCGATGACCAACCATACGTGGGCGTTCTCCATTGCCGAAATGAAAAAAAGCCTTGGCCTGCAGCATCTGGAAGTCATCAACGACTTCACCGCCGTGTCGATGGCGATCCCGATGTTGAAAGAACAAGATTTGTTGCAGTTCGGCGGTAAGAAAGCGCAGGACGGCAAACCCGCGGTGATTTACGGGGCGGGTACCGGTCTTGGTGTTGCGCACCTGATCCACGCCAATAAACAGTGGGTTAGCCTGCCTGGCGAAGGCGGCCATGTGGATTTTGCACCGAACAGCGAAGAGGAAGACATCATTCTCGAACAGCTTCGTACCGAAATGGGTCACGTTTCTGCCGAGCGCATTCTCTCCGGTCCGGGATTGGTGAATCTGTACCGCGCAATTGTGAAATCCGATAACCGCGTGCCGGAAAACTTCAAACCAAAAGACGTGACCGAGCTGGCGTTGTCCGATGAAAACGTCGACTGTCGCCGCGCGCTGTCGCTGTTTTGTGTGATCATGGGGCGTTTCGGTGGCAATCTGGCGCTGAACATGGGCACGTTCGGCGGCGTGTACATTGCAGGAGGCATCGTCCCGCGCTTCCTGGAGTTCTTTAAAGCCTCCGGCTTCCGCGCGGCGTTTGAAGACAAAGGTCGTTTCAAAGATTACCTGATGGATATTCCTGTCTTCCTGATCACTCACGATCAGCCAGGGTTATTGGGTGCAGGTGCCTACTTGCGCCAGTCGATGGGTATGACCATCTGA